In the genome of Planctomyces sp. SH-PL62, the window GCGCCAACATCGTCGGCTTCACCCGCGTGGCCGAGCCGATGGTCGCCTTCGGCGTCATCTGACCGGCCGACGGCCCCGCCTCCCGATCGGGGGGGCGGGGCGACCGCATCTCCCCGCCTTCCCTCCCGCCCGGCCGTCACGTCATCGGCCCTCGCCCACCCACTCCTCGTCGAAGACCGCCCGGTTGACGACCGATCGCCCTTCCGAGGTGTAGACGACCTGGATGGAGCCGTCCCGCGCCTGGATGGCGAGCGGATAGCCGTAGTCGCCGTCCCCCTCGGCGATGTTCCGGCGCACGGGCCAGGAGCGGTCCAGGTCGGGCGAGAGGGCGACGGTCAGGGGGGTGCGGCGGCTCATGCTGTCGTTGAAGATCAGCAGCAGGTTCCCCTTGCGGGTCTTGAGCAGGTCGACGGCCGCGTTGGGGTTCGGAAAGGCCGAGTCCCGCCCCTCCGACCAGGTCTGGCCGCCGTCGCGCGATTCCGAGCGGACGATGTGGCCGATGGTCTCCGGCTTGTAGTCGCCCGCGCGTCGGCAATAGGCCACGAGGTTCCCCGGCGACACCTCCGCGGGAGCGGGCTGGAGATTCCCCTTCGGCGAGACGATCCGGCCGGTCGACGTCCAGGCTTTCGTCCCGGGGTCGTAGCGGAGGAAGAACGAGTACGTGTCCGCCCCGCTGGCCTCGGTGTCGGCGCCCGTCTCGTGATACAGCGGCAGCAGGTACTCGCCGGTGCTCAGGACGATCGGCCGGTTGCGGACCAGCGTCCCTTCCTCCATCACCAGGAGCGAGGCGTCGGACCAGGTCTCCGCGCCGTCGGAGGAGAGCTTGGCCGCGACCCGCGAGGTCGACCAGGTGTCGCCGTAGCGGACGACGTAGAAGAGCCAGACCAGGCCGTCGGGGGCCTCCCAGACCACGGCGTTGCCGACCGAGTGGAACGGGTCGTGCGCGATCCGCTTCGGGGCGGTCCAGGCGTCCGTCCCCTTCTTGAGCCGCGAGCCGAAGACGCCGGTGTCGGTCGCGTACTCCCCCTCGCCGCCGTAATAGACGAGGTAGAGGTCGCCGTTCGCCAGCTCGGTCAGAGCGGCCGGGTGCTTGTACGGCCCGGTCTTCACCTCGGGCCCGAAGATCCGCTCGATGCGCAGGTCGCCGGCCCGGGAAAGGCTCGCGAGGGTCGTCCCCAGCATGGCCCCGACGAGGAGTGTGACGGCCGCCCGGCGCTTCATGAGTCCCGTCCTTCCCGATATGGAGTGAATCGGCGTCCCGCGCGTCCCCGGGCCGGCCGAGCCCATCGTGGCATCGCGGCGGGCGCGACGCAAGCGCGAGGCCGCCGCGCCCGACAAGGTCCATCGGAAGACCCTGGGCAGTCCTCGATCGCGTCTCCGGGGCGGCCCTTAGTCGGAACGCTGTACACGCCGGGATTCGCTAAAAATTGTTCATGCTGCGTAAGACATCGCTTGTCCGTGCGTCGTGTTCATTTTGGCGAAGCCTTACATCGAGTCCTTAACCGCCCGCGAACCATCGAGGGATCATCACTCGTCGCTGCGATCGATCACCAACACTTTTCGAGCCCCCCCAATGAACAATCCCAATCCCCCTTATGATCCCGGCACGTACATCGAAGGCGGCGCAGAGGGATTGAAAAAGCTGAGAAAGGCAGAGGCCGAGGCCATCCGGAAACGACGCGACCACGCATTCATGGGCTCGTCGGAGAGAATGCCGGAAGGTTACGAAGGCCTCGGGAGGCGGAATCCCCGGAGCGGCCCCGAGTTCGTCGAGGACGCCGTGGGTCTTGCCCTGTCGGGCGGAGGGATCCGGTCGGCCATGTTCAACCTGGGAGTCCTCCAGGCCTTCCATGCGAGCAAGCTGCTGCCTCTGGTGGACTACCTCGCCACCGTGTCGGGCGGCGGCTATATCGGAGCCTATGTTTCGGCCAAGGTGGTCCGCCCGGGGGGCGATCCTTCGAAGACCGACTCGACCGACCGCGACGAGCATGAAGCCAAATCCCCCCTGGTCCGCAACCTCAATTACGAGGGGGCGAACGCCGGCTCCAGGGACCAGACTTCCGTACCCAACGAGCATCAATATCTCCACGACCCTAAATATTCCAACATCATCACCAAGTTCAACTTCCTCTCCCGCCTGTCCGAAATGTACGCGAGATGGCTCTTCGGCCTGTTGCTCAACCTGCTGTGCCTGGGCTCGTTCGTGGTCCTGCTCTGCGGGGCCGTCGCATATGCATTCCGAGCCCTGGATGGGACCTACTGGCAGGACTGGAGCTACTGGGCGAAGGACTCCGGATCGCCATGGCTGGCGACGATGCTTCAATTCATCAAGAGCAGCGACCTGGCTCGGGCGATGATCATCCCCTTGGCAGCCTTGACGGCCGCCTTCTATGTCGCGATTCTGCAGATTTGGTTCCTGGGCGCGGCGACCGTCACCTGCCTGGCCTTGATCGTCTCGGGCGCGATGGCGTCCTCGGTACGGCCCTACTTCGGCGGGATCTTGGTGGTCGTCGGGGTGGTGGTCGGCATCGCCTTCCGTCTATTCGCGTGGCTCTGCGACGAATCCTCGCGCCCCTTCGTGTTGCGAGGGTTGTGGCGGCGTCTGCTCATCTCCTGGTTGATCCTCGTCCTCTGCTCGGTCGCCGTGATGATCTCCAACTTCGACACCGTCGTGACGGGGGGATGGGTCCTCCAGGTGCGCGAGGCTCCGGGGGGGCAGTACGAAGAATATGTTCGGATCGCGGCCCTGCTGCAGGCGCTCGTGGCGATAGCCACGTTTCTCGTCTCGCAGCGGTTCATCAAGGTCGGAGGGACCCTGGGCGGCAACTCGATCGAGAAGATCCTCCGGCTCCTGTTCACGTCGGCCATGTCCCTGGTCCCCCTCATGGTGGTGTACTGGGTGGCCCGGGAGGACTTCTCCGGGGTGGCCAAGTCCGCCGTCAACGCGAGGGTCCTTCTGGCACGGCAGCAGATCATGTTCGGGGACGGACCGGGACTGGCGAAAGAAGGACGGGCCACGGCCGAGGACCTGGTACGGCTAGACCAGGTGACCGGCGGCAAATCGATCCTGGAAGAGGTCGAACGACGCATCCGCAGCCGACCGCTGGGCCGGACGACCCCCATCTCGGAGATCATCCAGGACACCGCGCAATCCTATCGCGATTTCTACACGGTCCTTCCGGTGGACGCGAATGCGCGCCGGTACGATGCCGGCCTGACCTCCCTGGGCGGGCGGGGTCAGCTACGCTACGAGGACGTCAGGACCGCCGTCGAATCGCTGATCGGGGCCGACTACCGCTACCACATCCGAGACGCGAAGCCCGGCACGAGCTACGAGGCCGAGCATCGGAACCACAGCCTGGAGAAGTCGGCGGAGCCGACCGCGGAGCTCAACTACGTGCGGAGCGTGCTCTCCTATTACGACAGCCCCGGCGCCACCTGGTGGCGGCTGATCGACTTCGATCAGGCGGCTCGCGGCCGGTTCCTCCTGGGGACTCTCGTCGTTTTCCTGATCTCCGGATGTCTCATCAATCTGAACCGGACGTCGATGCACGACTTCTACCGTGGCCGGCTCGGGGAAGCGTTCCTGGCGGACGAGCACGTCGATCGAAGGGACCTGACGATGGAGGAGCTGAAAACGACGGCGCATGGCTACCCCTACCATCTGGTGTCCGCGACGGTGAACATGCCTCGCCACTGGGCGGATCGGGGCGACGAGAGCCGCAACTTCACGTTCGGCAACCTGTATTGCGGCTCCGAGGTCACCGGCTACCGGAGGACCGACGCCTACTCGTGGTCCGATCTCGGCAAGATCAAGCTCGCGGACGCCATGGCCATCTCGGGGGCCGCGATCTCGCCGGCGCAGTCGCAGACCCTGATCTCGAGCTTCATGCTGAGTCTATTCAACTGGCGGCTGGGCCAGTGGGCGCTCAATCCTCAAAGACGGGCGTACTTCTTCTGGCGGCCTATGGCCCTGGTACTCCTCGCGACTTCCGCGATCTGGTGGTTCCGAGACCAGTGGTTCCGCCTCCACAACCAGAAGGCGAAGGTCGACGGCGGCGCGAATGAGGGCGGTAGGCGACGGCTTCGAGCCGTCGAATTCTGGAAGAGTCGCCCGCTCCTCTTCCTCTCGGACGGGGCCCATTACGACAATCTCGGCCTCGAACTGCTCCTCGAACGCCGCTGCCGGATGATCATCGTCTCCGACGTCTCCAACGATGCGCGGTTCGAAATGTCGGACCTCCTCAGCGTCGTGAGGAGAGCCCGGGAGACCGAAGGCATCGGATTCTTCGCCTGCAACGACGACGGCGAGGCGGATCTCGATGAACCTCTGGAAGAGAGCCTGACTCGATGGGTGACGGCGCAATCCCAACCCGACCGGCCTCCCTGGTGGCTTGCAAGGCTTTTCCCCCACCTGAAGAATCGCTCCTTCAGGAGCGACCCCACAACGCCCGTGCTTCCGGTCTTCTGTGGATATATCAAGTACCCCGACGTCGAGGAACTCGCGACGCTGTTCCTCATCAAGCCGAATTACTGGGGAGTCGACAGCTGGCCGATCGAGGTCAGGAAGTACTTCGAGGCCAACGAGTCGTTCCCCCACGAGTCGAACATCGACCAGTTCTTCACCCAGCGCCAGGCCGAGGCTTATCGTCAACTCGGCTTCGTGACGGGCCTTCATCTCAATCCGAGCCCCGGTTCGGCGCCGCCTTTCTCGCGAGCCGCCTGGCCGGACGTCTCCGCCATCGCGAGGCGGATGATCGCCAAGGTCATGGACGCCAAGGGCAAGGTGGAGGCGAAGTCGGCAGGCGCGTGATCATCGACCGACGAGGCAGGGGGGCGGCGGCCCCGGTCCACTGCCCCCCCCTCGGCACGTGCGCCTCGACGAGCCGAGGGGCTTTCGGATCATCAATGGTGCGGCGTCAGGCCGCAAGAGCGGGCGGAGCCTGACGACCCCATTACGGGCGTGGAACGCCCGGCCCCGCTCCGGGGGCGCGACGCAAGCGCGAGGCCGCCGCGCCCTGGAACCGACCGGGCGGGGCGTGTTATACCGAAGCTCGACGTCCGTCGTCCCTCCCCCACCCCGCGGATCCCTCCCCATGACCCTCCCCCGCCTCATGCTCCAGATGGGCTTCCTCGGCTTCCTGGCCGCCTCGGCGGTCGGCGGCGAGCCCCCCGCCGCCCCCGCCGACGACTTCCCCCGGTTCGTCGTCCCCGGCGAGGAGCCCGCCATGGCGAGGCTCCAGGAGCTGTTCCGGCTCCACCACGCGAGGGCGGCCACGAACTGCACCCTCTGGGACGCCTGGCTGCCGCACGCCACGCTCTGGCCGGCCGTCGGCCCGGCGCCCACCGCCCAGGCCACGCGGGACTACTACCGGAAGGTCTTCCTCGAGCGCCGGATCGACGACGAAGGGTACGTCGCCATGCAGCAGCATCGCGGCCTGGCGCACAGCGACGGATGGCCCTTCCCGACGTTCCAGCAGGCCGGCGGCGTCGGCTGGTATTTCTCGACGGCCGGCGAGAACTACCTGATGGACAACTTCCCGACCAAGGCCCTGACGAACACCGACGGCTGGGAGATCCAGGGCGCGGTGGTCGAGGGGATCGCTCCCGATCGCGGCCTCCGGCTCCGCATCACCGAGGACTCGGCGACCGTCGCCACGCCCGCATTCGCCTGCAAGACGTTCGTCGCCCCGTACGTCCGCCTGGAATGGGGGGCGGAGGGCCTGGGCCCCGACGCCAGGCCCTCGCTGGACTGGATCCTCCAGGGCGAGACCGAATGGAAGGCCGACCGCCGCGCCCCGATGTCCACGCCCCCCGCCTCGGGCGCGCAGGCCTTCGCCGACGTGCCGCTCCACCGGCGACCGGGGTACGAGGGGACCCTGTCCCGCGTCCGGCTGCAACTCGACGGCGCCAAGGGAGCGGTCGTGACCCTCAAGTCGATCATCTCGGCGATCGACACGCGGCACCCGATCACGAACATCAACTTCGTCGTCGGGTCGGCCGAGTACTTCGCCTGGACGACCGACCTCCCGTTCCTGAAGGCCAACATCGGCCGGATGCGCGGGGCGCTGCGGTACGCGCTCCGGGAGTTCGGCGTTCGCGAGCATCACCTGGTCCGCGTCCCCTGGGTGGGGCATGACGGCCGCTCGGGCCTGGCGTTCGGCCCGGACGGGACGAAGACGCTGCTCCACGGCACGGGGGTCGGCAACAATTACTGGGACCTGCTCCCCTTCGGCGGCGACGACGGCCTGGCGACCATCTACCTGTACGACGCCCTTCGCCGTCAGGCCGACCTGGAAGCCGCGATCGTCGATCACCCCGAATGGGCGATCCCGGCCGACGTCGAACCCTTCGCGGCCGACGAACTGCGGGCGCTTGCCGCGCAGGTGAAGGCGAAGTTCGGGGAGACCTTCTGGAACGCCGAAACCGGCCGGTTCGCCGGCTGGCGAGACCGCGACGGCAAGGCGTACGACTACGGCTTCGTGTTCGTGAACACCGAGGCGATCGCCTACGGCCTGGCGACCGACGAGCAGGCCCGCGCGGTCTACGACTGGCTCGACGGCCGCCGCCTCGTCGCCGGCGACACCTCGCAAGGCGCCGAC includes:
- a CDS encoding sialidase family protein is translated as MKRRAAVTLLVGAMLGTTLASLSRAGDLRIERIFGPEVKTGPYKHPAALTELANGDLYLVYYGGEGEYATDTGVFGSRLKKGTDAWTAPKRIAHDPFHSVGNAVVWEAPDGLVWLFYVVRYGDTWSTSRVAAKLSSDGAETWSDASLLVMEEGTLVRNRPIVLSTGEYLLPLYHETGADTEASGADTYSFFLRYDPGTKAWTSTGRIVSPKGNLQPAPAEVSPGNLVAYCRRAGDYKPETIGHIVRSESRDGGQTWSEGRDSAFPNPNAAVDLLKTRKGNLLLIFNDSMSRRTPLTVALSPDLDRSWPVRRNIAEGDGDYGYPLAIQARDGSIQVVYTSEGRSVVNRAVFDEEWVGEGR
- a CDS encoding glycosyl hydrolase family 65 protein, yielding MTLPRLMLQMGFLGFLAASAVGGEPPAAPADDFPRFVVPGEEPAMARLQELFRLHHARAATNCTLWDAWLPHATLWPAVGPAPTAQATRDYYRKVFLERRIDDEGYVAMQQHRGLAHSDGWPFPTFQQAGGVGWYFSTAGENYLMDNFPTKALTNTDGWEIQGAVVEGIAPDRGLRLRITEDSATVATPAFACKTFVAPYVRLEWGAEGLGPDARPSLDWILQGETEWKADRRAPMSTPPASGAQAFADVPLHRRPGYEGTLSRVRLQLDGAKGAVVTLKSIISAIDTRHPITNINFVVGSAEYFAWTTDLPFLKANIGRMRGALRYALREFGVREHHLVRVPWVGHDGRSGLAFGPDGTKTLLHGTGVGNNYWDLLPFGGDDGLATIYLYDALRRQADLEAAIVDHPEWAIPADVEPFAADELRALAAQVKAKFGETFWNAETGRFAGWRDRDGKAYDYGFVFVNTEAIAYGLATDEQARAVYDWLDGRRLVAGDTSQGADIYHWRFGPRSTTRRNVETYGWVWSAPEGIPWGGQVQDGGAVLGFSHFDMMSRLRVNGPDDAWARLRAILDWFGEVQAEGGYRAYYAKPGRGTLQGGGPAGGLGLDQEFMESVLTPQVMLYGFLGVEPRPGGLKIDPKLPSKAPSLAVTGVQAQGHVLDLAAEPDVVKLTARIVDGSPFSVWLPEGRWEISTDDGPRAYDSKDGPLKVRFREGETCTCRRLR